A single region of the Triticum dicoccoides isolate Atlit2015 ecotype Zavitan chromosome 2B, WEW_v2.0, whole genome shotgun sequence genome encodes:
- the LOC119366208 gene encoding uncharacterized protein LOC119366208, whose amino-acid sequence MMEDNGLQLLGMLYKDPISSFGLFHKFAVENQEVYWKLVPEELSMKFLREPKSILDASDISMEEAWFPGPSHSTDVCICYQTESRSQDLWDITKRYWTRRLMVFSKLAGYLQVCGASKIQVRTPCFLGVSINISPCWSCQMSTDQMKNDKNAQDYFKLFYFSYIQPTGVSCSPFYRFYSLRS is encoded by the exons ATGATGGAAGATAATGGACTCCAGCTTTTAGGAATGTTATATAAGGATCCAATTTCAAGCTTTGGACTGTTCCATAAATTTGCTGTTGAGAATCAGGAG GTCTACTGGAAATTGGTGCCAGAGGAGCTCTCGATGAAGTTCCTACGAGAACCAAAATCAATTCTAGATGCATCAGATATATCAATGGAGGAAGCATGGTTCCCAG GACCTTCGCACTCAACTGATGTATGCATCTGTTATCAAACTGAGAGTAGGAG TCAAGACCTTTGGGACATTACCAAACGCTATTGGACAAGAAGATTGATGGTTTTCAGCAA GTTAGCTGGTTATTTACAAGTGTGTGGAGCATCCAAAATTCAAGTAAGAACACCATGCTTCCTTGGTGTGTCCATAAATATATCTCCATGCTGGAGCTGTCAGATGAGTACGGATCAAATGAAGAATGACAAAAACGCCCAGGACTATTTCAAACTGTTTTATTTTTCCTACATTCAGCCAACCGGAGTATCCTGCTCTCCCTTCTAtaggttctactccctccgttcctaa